The proteins below are encoded in one region of Brassica napus cultivar Da-Ae unplaced genomic scaffold, Da-Ae ScsIHWf_716;HRSCAF=1039, whole genome shotgun sequence:
- the LOC125605186 gene encoding cyclin-dependent kinase G1-like isoform X2, which translates to MSPEAVEAQGPGVLNQDVDVTFARKTSPEGQVNVVMSQEPVDELEEGQLEEEQEVKQEASPVKKSRWETGLTSHKEELPSHADDVVPKTSRWNRSSLSPECGELVVSEERQCNSSGSGSGRQSVEKLSGNEYSDNEYFSSDHDELEAEEPASPAQGGMNMLLGSRSVNGFQKLNKINEGTYGIVYRARDEKTKEIVALKKIKMKEDKYEEEYGFPLTSLREINILLSCNHPSIVNVKEVVVGGKNDSDVYMVMEHLEHDLKGLMERKKQPFSTSEVKCLMLQLLEGVHYLHTNWIIHRDLKPSNLLMNNSGELKICDFGMARQYGSPIKPYTQMVITQWYRPPELLLGAKQYSTAVDMWSIGCIMAELLSQKPLFPGKTELDQLQKIFAVLGTPNESIWPGFSSLPNAKAKFPTQSYNLLRKKFPAISFVGGQILSERGFDLLNGLLTLDPEKRLTVEEALNHSWFHEVPLPKAQDFMPTFPPRR; encoded by the exons ATGTCACCAGAAGCTGTTGAAGCTCAGGGGCCTGGGGTACTTAATCAGGATGTTGATGTAACTTTTGCTAGGAAGACTTCTCCGGAGGGTCAGGTCAATGTTGTGATGTCACAAGAACCGGTTGATGAATTGGAGGAGGGTCAGTTGGAGGAAGAACAGGAGGTGAAGCAGGAGGCATCACCTGTTAAGAAATCTAGATGGGAGACGGGTTTAACTTCCCACAAAGAGGAGTTACCGTCTCATGCGGATGATGTAGTTCCCAAGACTAGTAGATGGAACAGGAGCAGTTTGAGTCCGGAGTGCGGTGAGTTAGTTGTGTCTGAAGAACGGCAATGCAATTCATCTGGATCTGGCAGTGGACGTCAGAGCGTAGAGAAGCTTAGCGGTAATGAATATTCTGATAATGAGTATTTTAGTTCTGATCATGATGAGTTGGAAGCTGAAGAACCAGCTTCTCCAGCTCAGGGAGGGATGAACATGCTACTCGGTAGCAGGTCTGTGAATGGGTTTCAGAAGCTAAACAAGATTAACGAAGGTACATACGGTATTGTTTATAGAGCGAGGGatgagaaaacaaaagagatcGTGGCACTCAAAAAGATCAAGATGAAGGAAGACAAGTACGAAGAAGAGTACGGATTCCCTTTGACGTCTCTGAGGGAAATCAACATACTTTTGTCATGCAATCACCCTTCAATAGTGAACGTGAAGGAAGTCGTGGTTGGAGGGAAAAACGACAGCGATGTTTACATGGTCATGGAACACTTGGAGCACGACTTGAAGGGCTTGATGGAAAGGAAGAAACAGCCTTTCAGCACCAGCGAGGTCAAGTGCTTAATGCTGCAGCTGCTGGAGGGTGTGCACTACCTTCACACGAACTGGATTATCCACAGGGATCTGAAGCCATCTAATCTCCTGATGAACAACAGTGGGGAGTTGAAGATTTGTGATTTTGGTATGGCGCGACAGTACGGTAGCCCTATCAAGCCTTACACCCAGATGGTTATCACTCAGTGGTACAGACCACCAGAACTTCTTCTAGGAGCGAAGCAGTACTCTACGGCTGTTGATATGTGGTCAATAGGTTGCATCATGGCGGAACTCTTGTCTCAAAAGCCTTTGTTCCCGGGCAAGACTGAACTTGACCAGCTTCAAAAG ATCTTTGCGGTCCTTGGAACCCCAAACGAGTCAATCTGGCCTGGATTCTCATCGTTACCCAATGCAAAAGCCAAGTTTCCCACACAATC GTACAATTTGTTGCGGAAGAAGTTTCCAGCTATATCATTTGTGGGCGGTCAAATACTTTCAGAACGTGGATTTGATTTACTGAATGGTTTACTGACGTTGGATCCTGAGAAGCGTCTAACAGTGGAGGAAGCTCTCAACCATAGTTGGTTTCATGAAGTCCCTCTCCCAAAAGCCCAAGATTTCATGCCCACATTTCCTCCAAGGCGCTAG
- the LOC125605186 gene encoding cyclin-dependent kinase G1-like isoform X1, producing MAAGGGVDVSRSSLSVKKDYDFYRNGDGERRHHAKRPNEQDLRRTDVRSSRSRFASEKGEEVQRPPEKRRKFSPILWGVEDEVAKAPSREKTRTTNKQGVDVTLTRKTSPKEQVNVVMSPEAVEAQGPGVLNQDVDVTFARKTSPEGQVNVVMSQEPVDELEEGQLEEEQEVKQEASPVKKSRWETGLTSHKEELPSHADDVVPKTSRWNRSSLSPECGELVVSEERQCNSSGSGSGRQSVEKLSGNEYSDNEYFSSDHDELEAEEPASPAQGGMNMLLGSRSVNGFQKLNKINEGTYGIVYRARDEKTKEIVALKKIKMKEDKYEEEYGFPLTSLREINILLSCNHPSIVNVKEVVVGGKNDSDVYMVMEHLEHDLKGLMERKKQPFSTSEVKCLMLQLLEGVHYLHTNWIIHRDLKPSNLLMNNSGELKICDFGMARQYGSPIKPYTQMVITQWYRPPELLLGAKQYSTAVDMWSIGCIMAELLSQKPLFPGKTELDQLQKIFAVLGTPNESIWPGFSSLPNAKAKFPTQSYNLLRKKFPAISFVGGQILSERGFDLLNGLLTLDPEKRLTVEEALNHSWFHEVPLPKAQDFMPTFPPRR from the exons ATGGCGGCAGGGGGAGGAGTTGATGTCTCTAGAAGTTCTCTTTCCGTCAAAAAAGACTACGACTTTTACAGGAACGGTGATGGTGAGAGGCGTCATCACGCCAAACGTCCTAACGAGCAAGATCTCAGGAGGACTGATGTTCGTAGTAGCCGATCACGGTTCGCTTCTGAGAAAGGGGAGGAGGTGCAGAGACCCCCTGAGAAAAGGAGGAAGTTTTCACCGATCTTGTGGGGGGTAGAGGATGAAGTGGCTAAAGCTCCGTCTAGGGAGAAGACAAGGACTACAAATAAGCAGGGTGTTGATGTAACTCTTACTAGGAAGACTTCTCCGAAGGAGCAGGTCAACGTTGTGATGTCACCAGAAGCTGTTGAAGCTCAGGGGCCTGGGGTACTTAATCAGGATGTTGATGTAACTTTTGCTAGGAAGACTTCTCCGGAGGGTCAGGTCAATGTTGTGATGTCACAAGAACCGGTTGATGAATTGGAGGAGGGTCAGTTGGAGGAAGAACAGGAGGTGAAGCAGGAGGCATCACCTGTTAAGAAATCTAGATGGGAGACGGGTTTAACTTCCCACAAAGAGGAGTTACCGTCTCATGCGGATGATGTAGTTCCCAAGACTAGTAGATGGAACAGGAGCAGTTTGAGTCCGGAGTGCGGTGAGTTAGTTGTGTCTGAAGAACGGCAATGCAATTCATCTGGATCTGGCAGTGGACGTCAGAGCGTAGAGAAGCTTAGCGGTAATGAATATTCTGATAATGAGTATTTTAGTTCTGATCATGATGAGTTGGAAGCTGAAGAACCAGCTTCTCCAGCTCAGGGAGGGATGAACATGCTACTCGGTAGCAGGTCTGTGAATGGGTTTCAGAAGCTAAACAAGATTAACGAAGGTACATACGGTATTGTTTATAGAGCGAGGGatgagaaaacaaaagagatcGTGGCACTCAAAAAGATCAAGATGAAGGAAGACAAGTACGAAGAAGAGTACGGATTCCCTTTGACGTCTCTGAGGGAAATCAACATACTTTTGTCATGCAATCACCCTTCAATAGTGAACGTGAAGGAAGTCGTGGTTGGAGGGAAAAACGACAGCGATGTTTACATGGTCATGGAACACTTGGAGCACGACTTGAAGGGCTTGATGGAAAGGAAGAAACAGCCTTTCAGCACCAGCGAGGTCAAGTGCTTAATGCTGCAGCTGCTGGAGGGTGTGCACTACCTTCACACGAACTGGATTATCCACAGGGATCTGAAGCCATCTAATCTCCTGATGAACAACAGTGGGGAGTTGAAGATTTGTGATTTTGGTATGGCGCGACAGTACGGTAGCCCTATCAAGCCTTACACCCAGATGGTTATCACTCAGTGGTACAGACCACCAGAACTTCTTCTAGGAGCGAAGCAGTACTCTACGGCTGTTGATATGTGGTCAATAGGTTGCATCATGGCGGAACTCTTGTCTCAAAAGCCTTTGTTCCCGGGCAAGACTGAACTTGACCAGCTTCAAAAG ATCTTTGCGGTCCTTGGAACCCCAAACGAGTCAATCTGGCCTGGATTCTCATCGTTACCCAATGCAAAAGCCAAGTTTCCCACACAATC GTACAATTTGTTGCGGAAGAAGTTTCCAGCTATATCATTTGTGGGCGGTCAAATACTTTCAGAACGTGGATTTGATTTACTGAATGGTTTACTGACGTTGGATCCTGAGAAGCGTCTAACAGTGGAGGAAGCTCTCAACCATAGTTGGTTTCATGAAGTCCCTCTCCCAAAAGCCCAAGATTTCATGCCCACATTTCCTCCAAGGCGCTAG